In the genome of Microbacterium saperdae, one region contains:
- a CDS encoding Gfo/Idh/MocA family protein, producing the protein MSDPIWLGIVGAGPATQAIHIPTLARLGDRFAVAVVMDIDAAVAKSVAARAGARATTDFDDLIQDPAVEVVAICTPPSLHAEQVIAAMEAGKRAVFCEKPLATTLEEANRIVEVAERTGVPLVVGAMHAFDPGWLAVQTEVEELAQTAHTVRSSIVLPFNDRFEDLATEILSRPAPPAFGEMDAEARAGLLSMAVLGLAVHDLPLVRRFVPSPEKIDVTSAKLLSPFGYAISGQDSGRTIDIFGLINAQWDAHWTLEVISDDIVLHVDFTPSFVHAGSATATVIRADGTRAVHGPFGHNGYESEWRVIGEILDGDASHAPALQSLVDDLTFVVTIADRSFALFRKDARS; encoded by the coding sequence GTGAGCGACCCCATCTGGCTCGGCATCGTCGGCGCGGGACCGGCGACTCAGGCCATCCATATCCCGACGCTGGCACGTCTCGGCGACAGGTTCGCCGTCGCCGTCGTCATGGACATCGACGCGGCGGTGGCGAAGTCCGTCGCCGCACGAGCGGGCGCCCGCGCGACCACCGACTTTGATGACCTGATCCAGGATCCGGCGGTCGAGGTTGTCGCGATCTGCACGCCACCCTCCCTGCACGCCGAGCAGGTGATCGCGGCCATGGAGGCGGGCAAACGCGCGGTGTTCTGCGAGAAGCCGTTGGCCACGACCCTCGAAGAGGCGAACAGGATCGTCGAGGTCGCAGAGCGCACCGGCGTGCCGTTGGTCGTCGGAGCGATGCATGCCTTCGACCCCGGGTGGCTCGCCGTGCAGACCGAGGTGGAGGAACTCGCGCAGACCGCGCACACCGTGCGGTCGAGCATCGTACTCCCGTTCAACGACCGGTTCGAGGATCTCGCCACCGAGATCCTCAGCCGTCCCGCGCCGCCGGCATTCGGTGAGATGGATGCCGAGGCGCGCGCGGGGCTGCTCTCGATGGCGGTGCTCGGGCTCGCGGTGCACGATCTCCCACTCGTGAGACGATTCGTCCCCTCCCCGGAGAAGATCGACGTGACCTCGGCGAAGCTGCTGTCGCCCTTCGGTTACGCCATCTCCGGTCAGGACAGCGGGCGGACCATCGACATCTTCGGGCTCATCAACGCGCAGTGGGACGCGCATTGGACTCTGGAGGTCATCTCCGACGACATCGTGTTGCATGTCGACTTCACCCCCTCGTTCGTCCATGCAGGGTCAGCGACCGCCACGGTCATCCGTGCCGACGGCACCCGCGCAGTGCATGGCCCATTCGGTCACAACGGGTACGAGAGTGAGTGGCGCGTGATCGGCGAGATCCTCGACGGTGACGCGAGCCACGCACCCGCGCTGCAGTCCCTGGTGGACGATCTCACCTTCGTCGTCACGATCGCTGATCGATCATTCGCTCTCTTCCGAAAGGACGCGCGTTCATGA
- a CDS encoding ABC transporter substrate-binding protein: MTGTEQVAHATEPVYKRRGIRRLATAMLAVVALSLTACASTGGAGQAEPDTQKLTLALDSTPILNYTQTGMSGTVSWVWSSIYDTLLKVEPDGSVSPNAAESFEVSEDATTTTLTLREGMTFTDGSPVDASAVKASIENIRDAGGPDSGRLAGVEVEAVDDSTIALHSPQPNGLMPMYMAVQLGAIANPAFFDGADADTNPQGSGPYVLNAEKTTSGSIYVLDRNVDYWNKDAYPYEQLELRVLEDETARISALRTGQIDGATVAPTSVNQFAEDQFNRITSNSTIEGLFIFDRTGEKVPALGDARVRQAMNMVWDRDSIVKNLYGGEAITTSEPYQAENDLYDPALEELYPYDIEGARKLMAEAGYADGFDLTIPSIPGFNKSNPMVVQQLGEIGIRVTEEDLPITSFFTEVLGGKYAVISLGIESRSALWDLANIVHRGSVWNIFHTGSDELDALVLAAQSATGDEADEIFDRVSEIVMEEAWFAPWAAPTAYLVTAKDVTATPIAGSSYPFLYTFAPAD, from the coding sequence ATGACGGGAACGGAACAGGTCGCACACGCGACCGAACCGGTCTACAAGCGCCGGGGCATTCGTCGCCTCGCCACAGCGATGCTGGCGGTCGTCGCGCTCTCGCTCACCGCGTGCGCGAGTACGGGCGGAGCAGGGCAGGCAGAGCCTGACACACAGAAGCTCACCCTGGCGCTGGATTCGACACCCATCCTCAACTACACGCAGACCGGCATGAGTGGCACCGTCAGCTGGGTGTGGTCGTCGATCTACGACACCCTCCTGAAGGTCGAACCCGATGGCTCCGTGTCTCCGAACGCGGCCGAGAGCTTCGAGGTGAGCGAGGATGCCACCACGACGACGTTGACGCTGCGGGAGGGGATGACCTTCACCGATGGTTCCCCTGTCGACGCGTCCGCTGTCAAGGCTTCGATCGAGAACATCCGCGATGCAGGTGGCCCCGATTCCGGGCGCCTCGCGGGGGTCGAAGTCGAGGCGGTGGACGACTCCACGATCGCGCTGCATTCCCCCCAGCCCAACGGCCTGATGCCGATGTACATGGCCGTCCAGCTCGGAGCGATCGCGAACCCCGCGTTCTTCGACGGCGCTGACGCCGACACCAACCCGCAGGGCTCGGGGCCGTATGTCCTCAATGCCGAGAAGACGACCTCAGGGTCGATCTACGTCCTCGACCGCAACGTGGACTACTGGAACAAAGACGCCTACCCGTACGAACAGCTCGAGCTCCGCGTGCTCGAGGATGAGACCGCTCGAATCTCGGCTCTTCGCACCGGGCAGATCGACGGCGCGACTGTCGCCCCCACCTCCGTGAACCAGTTCGCCGAGGACCAGTTCAATCGCATCACCAGCAACAGCACGATCGAGGGTCTCTTCATCTTCGACCGCACGGGCGAGAAGGTGCCCGCGCTGGGTGACGCACGGGTGCGACAGGCCATGAACATGGTGTGGGATCGCGATTCCATCGTGAAGAACCTCTACGGAGGCGAAGCCATCACCACGTCTGAGCCGTACCAGGCCGAGAATGACCTGTATGACCCGGCGCTCGAGGAGCTGTACCCCTACGACATCGAGGGCGCGCGCAAGCTGATGGCGGAAGCCGGTTACGCAGACGGATTCGACCTGACCATCCCGTCGATCCCCGGTTTCAACAAGTCCAACCCGATGGTCGTTCAGCAGCTCGGTGAGATCGGCATCCGCGTGACGGAAGAGGACCTTCCGATCACGTCGTTCTTCACGGAGGTCCTCGGAGGTAAGTACGCCGTCATCTCTCTGGGTATCGAGTCCCGCTCGGCGCTGTGGGATCTTGCCAACATCGTGCACCGCGGGTCGGTCTGGAACATCTTCCACACCGGCTCGGACGAGCTCGATGCGCTCGTCCTCGCGGCACAGTCCGCCACCGGCGACGAAGCGGATGAGATCTTCGACCGTGTCTCGGAGATCGTGATGGAGGAGGCCTGGTTCGCGCCGTGGGCGGCCCCGACCGCGTATCTGGTGACTGCCAAAGACGTGACGGCGACACCGATCGCCGGCAGCAGCTACCCGTTCCTCTACACGTTCGCACCGGCGGACTGA
- a CDS encoding ABC transporter permease: MSKFILKKVLGALVLLVIGTGLTFLLVFSNTRGLVRQVLGEGATEEQIQARTEALGLNQPVLVQYGQWVADLLRGNLGSSYYTGEPVTVVLSSRIPVTLSVVITAVILMLILSVVVGVVAAVKGGWIDRVLQVGGILGGAIPGFIVAIILVFTLAVAIPLFPATGYVSPTDSVEGWIRTLVLPVTAVLVTSVAGAALQFRGAMMDALSQDYVRTLRARGVPETAIVLRHALRNAALPGLTTISLQTIGLMGGVVIIEKIFALPGVAAQLTTSAILRDIPIVMGAVLFTICVVVIVNILLALITGWINPKERVS, translated from the coding sequence ATGTCGAAGTTCATTCTCAAGAAAGTGCTCGGGGCGCTGGTCCTGCTCGTGATCGGAACCGGACTCACTTTCCTCCTCGTGTTCTCGAACACGAGGGGTCTCGTCAGGCAGGTTCTCGGCGAGGGCGCCACGGAGGAGCAGATTCAGGCGCGGACCGAAGCGCTGGGTCTCAACCAGCCGGTGCTCGTGCAGTACGGGCAGTGGGTCGCCGACCTCCTCCGCGGCAACCTCGGCAGCAGCTACTACACGGGCGAGCCGGTGACGGTGGTGCTCAGCAGTCGCATCCCCGTGACTCTGTCGGTCGTCATCACCGCGGTGATCCTGATGCTGATCCTCAGCGTCGTGGTCGGCGTCGTCGCGGCGGTGAAGGGCGGTTGGATCGATCGAGTGCTGCAGGTCGGGGGAATTCTCGGCGGCGCGATTCCCGGATTCATCGTCGCGATCATCCTGGTGTTCACCCTCGCAGTCGCGATCCCCCTGTTCCCTGCCACCGGGTACGTGAGTCCCACCGACAGCGTGGAGGGATGGATCCGAACGCTCGTGCTACCGGTCACTGCGGTGCTCGTCACCTCCGTCGCCGGCGCGGCATTGCAGTTTCGAGGCGCGATGATGGATGCGCTTTCTCAGGACTACGTCCGCACGCTCCGCGCTCGCGGGGTCCCGGAGACGGCGATCGTTCTGAGGCACGCACTCCGCAACGCCGCACTGCCCGGACTCACAACCATCTCCCTGCAGACCATCGGGCTCATGGGCGGCGTGGTCATCATCGAGAAGATCTTCGCGCTTCCCGGGGTCGCCGCTCAGCTCACCACGAGCGCGATCCTGCGGGACATCCCGATCGTGATGGGCGCGGTGCTCTTCACCATCTGCGTCGTCGTGATCGTCAACATCCTGCTTGCCCTGATCACGGGTTGGATCAACCCGAAGGAGCGTGTCTCATGA
- a CDS encoding dipeptide/oligopeptide/nickel ABC transporter permease/ATP-binding protein — protein sequence MTVAPGTVTVAVATTDLAPVGVLRRLARNPVALVSTLFLLLVLVLGILAPWIAPFPPNQTNLDFTNAPPFQGPYILGGDMAGRDILSRLLIATVGTLQAGVVLLLVSLALGVTTGLVAGYFGGTVDAVLSWVANITLTLPGMVLLVAMYTVLGPNIIVFMAIFGLLIFPGYFWLVRTLVVNVRSELYIDAARVAGLSDSRIISRHVLRAVRGPIIIQSSFVLAAGIAAQASLEFIGLGNSTVPSWGGVLNEAFLGIYVAPLSLVWPALLITLVTLALVLLGNTLRDTLQTSGSRHVALTRKAVAKIQADAGYAPGATTSAARAAADTIEPLLRIEGLRLGYPDSAHSVVPVVKGVDLAVAPGEIHGLVGESGSGKSQVAFSVLGILPKEAVILGGRIGFEGQELLGSPAAFKNVRGRKIAYIPQEPMSNLDPTFTVGQQLIYGLQAVKRIGRGAARRELVELLQRVGIKNADAVFDLYPHQVSGGMAQRILIAGALAGDPDLIIADEPTTALDVTVQAEVLDLLRDLRAERNLGMVLVTHNFGVVADICDRISVMREGVIVESDTAEALFENPTHEYTQMLLGSSMTNRPARQPLNTTAGHHEHN from the coding sequence ATGACCGTCGCACCCGGAACAGTCACGGTCGCTGTCGCCACCACCGACCTCGCCCCTGTCGGCGTTCTTCGCAGACTTGCCAGGAACCCCGTGGCCCTGGTCTCCACCCTCTTCCTTCTGCTGGTGCTGGTCCTGGGCATTCTCGCCCCCTGGATCGCGCCTTTCCCGCCCAACCAGACGAACCTGGACTTCACGAACGCGCCACCTTTCCAGGGGCCGTACATCCTCGGCGGTGACATGGCCGGTCGAGACATCCTCTCGCGGCTGCTGATCGCTACCGTTGGAACCCTGCAGGCAGGCGTGGTGCTGTTGCTCGTCTCCCTGGCACTCGGCGTCACGACCGGACTGGTGGCCGGCTACTTCGGAGGCACCGTCGATGCCGTGCTGTCGTGGGTGGCGAACATCACCCTGACTCTGCCCGGCATGGTTCTGCTCGTGGCGATGTACACCGTTCTCGGCCCGAACATCATCGTGTTCATGGCCATCTTCGGCCTACTGATCTTCCCTGGTTACTTCTGGCTCGTGCGCACCCTGGTGGTGAACGTGCGCAGCGAGCTGTACATCGACGCGGCACGTGTCGCTGGCCTCTCCGATTCTCGGATCATCTCCCGGCACGTCCTGCGCGCCGTGCGTGGTCCGATCATCATCCAGAGCTCCTTCGTCCTCGCTGCCGGTATCGCCGCACAGGCGTCCCTCGAGTTCATCGGTCTCGGCAACTCGACGGTGCCGTCGTGGGGCGGTGTGCTCAATGAAGCCTTCCTCGGCATCTACGTCGCACCGCTCTCGCTGGTGTGGCCGGCTCTGCTGATCACGCTGGTCACGCTCGCACTCGTCCTGCTCGGGAACACACTGCGCGACACGCTGCAGACCTCGGGATCCCGCCACGTCGCTCTGACCCGGAAGGCGGTCGCGAAGATTCAGGCCGATGCCGGCTATGCGCCAGGTGCCACGACGTCCGCCGCGCGCGCAGCGGCCGACACGATCGAGCCGCTGCTGCGCATCGAGGGACTTCGCCTCGGGTATCCCGACTCCGCGCACTCCGTCGTGCCGGTGGTCAAGGGCGTCGACCTCGCGGTCGCACCGGGCGAGATCCACGGTCTGGTGGGGGAGTCCGGATCGGGCAAGTCGCAGGTCGCCTTCTCCGTGCTCGGCATCCTGCCCAAGGAAGCGGTGATCCTCGGCGGGCGCATCGGCTTCGAGGGGCAGGAGCTGCTCGGCTCTCCGGCCGCGTTCAAGAACGTCCGGGGTCGCAAGATCGCGTACATTCCCCAAGAGCCGATGAGCAATCTCGACCCCACGTTCACCGTTGGTCAGCAACTGATCTACGGTCTGCAGGCGGTCAAGCGCATCGGTCGGGGAGCAGCACGGCGCGAGCTGGTCGAGCTGCTGCAGCGAGTCGGGATCAAGAATGCGGATGCCGTGTTCGATCTTTATCCCCACCAGGTCTCGGGCGGTATGGCCCAGCGCATCCTGATCGCCGGGGCGTTGGCGGGTGATCCGGATCTGATCATCGCCGACGAGCCCACGACCGCGTTGGATGTCACCGTCCAGGCGGAGGTCCTCGATCTCCTCCGAGATCTGCGCGCGGAGCGGAACCTCGGAATGGTCCTCGTCACCCACAACTTCGGAGTGGTCGCGGACATCTGCGACCGCATCAGCGTCATGCGCGAGGGCGTCATCGTGGAGTCCGACACCGCGGAGGCTCTCTTCGAGAACCCCACGCATGAGTACACGCAGATGCTGCTCGGGTCGTCGATGACGAACCGTCCCGCGCGTCAGCCCTTGAACACCACGGCAGGACATCATGAGCACAACTAA
- a CDS encoding ATP-binding cassette domain-containing protein: MSTTNITSPVAVRDQPLLSLRNLDVAYRSRGFRKPPAHIIRDVSVDIHPGEIVGLVGESGSGKTTLGRAVLGLAPVVGGEVIFDGQDISGLTRRQRRPFAKDIQVIFQDPYSSLNPALTIEEILAEPLLANGEKTGRETVRDLLDKVHLPRDAGRRLAREFSGGQRQRIAIARALALNPRLIICDEPTSALDLSTQARIVDLLLELQERTGVAMLFITHDLDVVRVVSHRIAVMLHGEIVETGPSAVITSNPQHPYTQRLLMAAPVPDPKRQAERRESRRQLAQS, from the coding sequence ATGAGCACAACTAACATCACCTCCCCGGTCGCCGTCCGCGATCAGCCGCTGCTGTCGCTGCGGAACCTCGACGTCGCCTACCGGTCGCGCGGTTTCCGTAAGCCGCCCGCGCACATCATCCGCGACGTCAGCGTGGACATCCATCCCGGCGAGATCGTGGGACTCGTCGGGGAGTCCGGGTCCGGGAAGACCACTCTCGGCCGGGCCGTGCTGGGACTCGCTCCCGTGGTCGGCGGAGAGGTGATCTTCGACGGGCAGGACATCTCCGGCCTGACGAGGCGACAGCGTCGGCCGTTCGCCAAGGACATCCAGGTCATCTTCCAGGATCCGTACTCATCGTTGAACCCGGCGTTGACCATCGAGGAGATCCTCGCTGAGCCGCTCCTGGCGAACGGGGAGAAGACGGGTCGCGAGACCGTGCGCGATCTCCTCGACAAGGTGCATCTGCCCCGGGACGCCGGTCGTCGTCTGGCGCGGGAGTTCTCCGGCGGCCAGCGCCAACGCATCGCCATCGCGCGAGCGTTGGCGCTGAACCCGCGGCTGATCATCTGTGATGAGCCCACGAGTGCGCTGGACCTGTCGACACAGGCCCGGATCGTCGACCTTCTGCTCGAACTGCAGGAGCGCACCGGGGTCGCGATGCTGTTCATCACGCACGACCTGGATGTGGTGCGCGTCGTCAGCCATCGGATCGCGGTGATGCTGCACGGCGAGATCGTGGAGACGGGACCCTCTGCCGTCATCACGAGCAACCCGCAGCATCCCTACACCCAGCGGCTGTTGATGGCGGCGCCGGTGCCTGATCCTAAGCGCCAGGCCGAGCGTCGGGAGAGTCGACGGCAACTGGCGCAATCCTGA
- a CDS encoding TetR/AcrR family transcriptional regulator, with amino-acid sequence MARQGKYAKGAARREEILAATTRILADDGYRNLSLRYIARDLGIEPAHILYYFDSREELLQKVLERWDQGNPGIMLIEPGEILDRYVEAVGSNLAIPGIVHLYLIFAAEAVHPDHAAHDYFRQRFRAVCELLTRGLEYEMSTGKLRDDIDVTIEAQKLIALADGLQLQALSDPSLNPSTMIAGAIASLRTHVSDPDASKAVGASRGTV; translated from the coding sequence ATGGCCAGGCAGGGAAAATACGCGAAAGGTGCCGCTCGCCGCGAAGAGATTCTGGCGGCGACGACACGAATTCTCGCGGACGACGGATACCGGAATCTCTCGCTGAGGTACATCGCCCGGGACCTCGGTATCGAACCCGCGCACATCCTGTACTACTTCGACAGCCGTGAAGAGCTACTGCAGAAGGTGCTCGAGCGGTGGGATCAGGGCAACCCGGGGATCATGCTGATCGAGCCCGGCGAGATTCTCGATCGCTACGTCGAGGCGGTCGGATCGAACCTGGCGATCCCCGGCATCGTGCACCTCTATCTGATCTTCGCCGCGGAGGCGGTTCACCCCGATCACGCCGCCCACGACTACTTTCGACAGCGGTTTCGTGCCGTGTGCGAACTTCTCACCCGCGGTCTCGAATACGAGATGTCGACAGGGAAGCTGCGTGACGATATCGACGTCACGATCGAAGCGCAGAAGCTGATCGCGTTGGCCGACGGGCTGCAATTGCAGGCGCTGAGCGATCCCTCGTTGAATCCCTCCACGATGATCGCCGGTGCGATCGCCTCGCTCCGCACGCACGTGTCTGATCCCGACGCATCGAAGGCAGTCGGCGCCTCGCGAGGAACCGTCTGA
- a CDS encoding ROK family protein, with the protein MSAAILGIDVGGTSIKGGLVDLRTAEIVERHEVATPAGGHPAGVAAAVHELAARCDRRAGDPIGICLPAVVDRGTTRTAANIDHEWIGLDAIGLFSDALRAPVRVLNDADAAGLAEVSALPASHRAGVTIAVTLGTGVGSVLFTDGVLTPNTELGHLTVDGRLVDQHVAFSALRRDGIEVPEWATRISSYLSTLQRLFSPSRFIIGGGGSIYFDEIAPRLPPTIRTIRAAYGNDARIIGAAISVTGDHADGRGGTRT; encoded by the coding sequence ATGAGCGCAGCGATACTCGGAATCGACGTCGGAGGCACCTCGATCAAGGGGGGCCTCGTCGACCTCCGCACCGCCGAGATCGTCGAACGGCATGAGGTCGCGACGCCCGCAGGAGGCCATCCTGCGGGCGTCGCCGCCGCCGTGCACGAGCTCGCCGCGCGGTGCGATCGGCGCGCGGGGGACCCGATCGGCATCTGCCTGCCCGCCGTGGTCGATCGAGGAACCACCCGCACCGCCGCGAACATCGACCACGAGTGGATCGGGCTCGACGCGATCGGTCTCTTCTCAGACGCGTTACGGGCTCCCGTCCGGGTCCTCAACGACGCCGATGCGGCAGGGCTCGCGGAGGTGTCAGCCCTTCCCGCGTCCCACCGCGCCGGCGTGACGATCGCCGTGACTCTCGGCACCGGCGTCGGATCGGTGCTCTTCACCGACGGAGTTCTGACGCCCAACACCGAACTCGGACACCTCACCGTCGACGGACGCCTCGTCGACCAGCACGTCGCCTTCTCCGCGCTCCGCCGGGACGGAATCGAAGTGCCGGAGTGGGCGACGCGCATCAGCAGCTATCTCTCGACGCTGCAGCGTCTGTTCTCCCCGTCCCGCTTCATCATCGGCGGGGGCGGAAGCATCTACTTCGACGAGATCGCCCCGCGCCTGCCCCCGACGATCCGCACCATCCGGGCGGCCTACGGCAACGACGCGCGCATCATCGGGGCGGCCATCTCCGTCACCGGGGACCACGCGGATGGGCGGGGAGGCACACGGACATGA
- a CDS encoding sugar phosphate isomerase/epimerase family protein, producing the protein MSAGRAPVTLFTGQWADMPFEEVARRASEWGYDGLEIAASGDHLDLRRADEDDAYLQSRLDVLDRYGLKVWAISNHLAGQAVCDDPIDFRHQAILRDYVWGDGEAEGVRQRAAEDMKRAARVARRLGAETVVGFTGSKIWPYVAMFPPVPASVIDAGYEDFAHRWNPILDVFDSEGVRFAHEVHPSEIAYDYWTSVRTLDAIDCRDAFGFNWDPSHMAWQGIDTVGFISDFADRIYHVDCKDTRIRSASGRQGILGSHLPWGDPRRGWDFVSTGHGDIAWEDAFRALSAIGYTGPISIEWEDAGMDRLHGAAEAVQYIRSLLWKLPETSFDVAFSNQ; encoded by the coding sequence ATGAGCGCCGGACGAGCTCCGGTGACGCTTTTCACCGGCCAGTGGGCGGACATGCCGTTCGAGGAGGTCGCGCGTCGCGCATCGGAGTGGGGATACGACGGTCTCGAGATCGCGGCTTCAGGAGACCACCTCGACCTCCGCCGCGCAGACGAGGATGACGCCTACCTGCAGTCACGGCTCGACGTGCTCGATCGGTACGGGCTGAAGGTGTGGGCGATCTCGAACCACCTTGCCGGTCAAGCCGTGTGCGACGATCCGATCGACTTCCGGCACCAGGCGATCCTTCGCGACTACGTCTGGGGCGATGGCGAGGCCGAAGGTGTACGACAGCGCGCCGCCGAGGACATGAAACGTGCCGCGCGGGTCGCTCGCAGACTCGGCGCTGAGACGGTCGTCGGTTTCACCGGATCGAAGATCTGGCCGTACGTGGCGATGTTCCCGCCGGTGCCCGCGAGCGTGATCGACGCCGGCTACGAGGACTTCGCGCACCGATGGAACCCGATCCTCGATGTGTTCGACAGCGAGGGTGTGCGCTTCGCGCACGAGGTGCATCCCTCGGAGATCGCGTACGACTACTGGACCTCGGTGCGCACCCTCGATGCCATCGACTGCCGCGATGCGTTCGGATTCAACTGGGACCCCTCGCACATGGCGTGGCAAGGCATCGACACAGTCGGGTTCATCTCCGACTTCGCCGACCGGATCTACCACGTCGACTGCAAGGACACCCGTATTCGCTCGGCGTCTGGGCGACAGGGGATCCTGGGTTCGCATCTGCCATGGGGAGATCCGCGACGCGGCTGGGACTTCGTCTCCACCGGACACGGCGATATCGCCTGGGAGGACGCATTCCGCGCCCTCTCCGCGATCGGATACACCGGCCCGATCTCGATCGAGTGGGAGGACGCGGGCATGGACCGCCTGCACGGTGCCGCCGAGGCGGTGCAGTACATCCGATCCCTGCTGTGGAAGCTCCCCGAGACGTCGTTCGACGTCGCGTTCAGCAACCAATGA
- a CDS encoding Gfo/Idh/MocA family protein: protein MTATEALRVGIIGTGMIATAHVRAARDTGAIVVGVLGSRPERSAEAAEAWALPAAWASLDDLIEARPDVVHICTPNNTHLDLAKAVTNAGLNIVVEKPVATTVEDARDLAAAVERAGTVATVPYVYRYHPLVREIRARRIAGDLGRVLLVHGSYLQDWLLSAEASTWRIDPEAGGASRAFADIGSHWADLAEFVSGERFTALTASASIAHPTRPIASGPSFSTGVGGKRVATLTEDIAVVTFRTEHGVLANTVLSQVSGGRKNRLWLEVDGSEQSAVFDQEQPDAVWFGSENGASIVRRGEGDVSPDQARLNLTPAGHPQGWPDAFAAFLRDTYAAVRGEKPEGLPTIADGVRSVEIIESFLHASRSGSWTEIAPAAEDAEVAA, encoded by the coding sequence ATGACCGCCACAGAGGCCCTGCGCGTGGGGATCATCGGCACCGGCATGATCGCCACGGCGCACGTCCGCGCCGCGCGCGATACCGGCGCGATCGTCGTCGGCGTGCTCGGTTCCCGACCCGAACGCTCAGCGGAAGCGGCTGAGGCGTGGGCTCTGCCCGCGGCGTGGGCGAGCCTGGACGACCTCATCGAGGCACGACCCGATGTGGTGCATATCTGCACGCCGAACAACACTCACCTCGACCTCGCCAAGGCCGTGACGAACGCGGGGCTGAACATCGTCGTGGAGAAGCCGGTGGCGACCACGGTTGAGGATGCCAGAGACCTCGCTGCCGCCGTCGAACGCGCCGGAACCGTGGCGACGGTCCCCTACGTCTACCGCTACCACCCTCTCGTGCGCGAGATCAGGGCACGGCGAATCGCCGGCGACCTCGGTCGCGTGCTCCTGGTCCACGGTTCCTACCTCCAGGACTGGCTCCTGTCCGCAGAAGCATCGACCTGGCGCATCGACCCGGAAGCGGGGGGCGCCTCACGCGCCTTCGCCGACATCGGTTCGCACTGGGCAGACCTCGCCGAGTTCGTGTCCGGGGAAAGGTTCACGGCGCTCACGGCATCGGCATCGATCGCGCACCCCACGCGCCCGATCGCCTCAGGACCGTCGTTCAGCACCGGCGTCGGGGGCAAGCGGGTGGCGACTCTGACAGAGGACATCGCCGTGGTCACGTTCCGCACGGAGCACGGAGTTCTCGCGAACACCGTGCTCTCCCAGGTGTCCGGTGGGCGCAAGAACCGGCTGTGGCTCGAAGTCGACGGCTCCGAGCAGTCTGCCGTGTTCGATCAGGAACAGCCGGATGCGGTGTGGTTCGGCTCCGAGAACGGGGCGAGCATCGTCCGTCGGGGCGAGGGGGATGTGTCCCCCGATCAGGCGCGTCTCAATCTGACACCGGCGGGGCATCCCCAGGGGTGGCCGGATGCGTTCGCGGCCTTCCTGCGCGACACCTACGCCGCGGTGCGCGGCGAGAAGCCCGAAGGTCTTCCCACCATCGCCGACGGTGTGCGTTCAGTGGAGATCATCGAATCCTTCCTGCACGCGTCACGCTCAGGGTCATGGACCGAGATCGCTCCCGCCGCTGAGGATGCCGAGGTGGCCGCATGA
- a CDS encoding sugar phosphate isomerase/epimerase family protein, whose protein sequence is MSTTLPHRTAINPLPWILNGAGYRLDREVLDTAMTALARVGFTHITIELPPELTAADYDDLLASHGLRAAPGYFSASFHDRSRHAQALEDIRRHAANHLALGVDSAFIANDMDPGRLAHPAVGHEPDAERTLIIAEGMAKAAEVAAAEGVRYGLHPHVGSAIEVESEVRGVLDATAGSPLLFGPDTGHLRWGGTRPDTIIHDYADRVLNVHLKDVDQLAADTARLRGDDYATATGDAHVWIEPGRGDIDFNAVVAALPRDFDGWFIIEVDVPHLRDAEESSAESLRFLNSHPYFAGAAS, encoded by the coding sequence GTGAGCACCACCCTGCCCCACCGCACCGCCATCAATCCGCTGCCCTGGATTCTGAACGGAGCCGGATATCGCCTCGATCGCGAGGTGCTGGACACGGCGATGACGGCTCTCGCACGCGTCGGATTCACGCACATCACGATCGAGCTCCCGCCGGAGCTCACCGCAGCGGACTACGACGACCTGCTCGCGAGCCACGGCCTGCGAGCAGCACCGGGGTATTTCTCCGCGTCGTTCCACGATCGCTCCCGACACGCGCAGGCGCTCGAAGACATCCGCCGCCACGCCGCGAATCACCTCGCGCTCGGCGTCGACAGCGCGTTCATCGCGAACGACATGGATCCGGGTCGACTCGCGCACCCCGCCGTCGGCCACGAGCCCGACGCGGAGCGCACGCTTATCATCGCCGAAGGCATGGCGAAGGCCGCCGAGGTCGCCGCGGCGGAAGGCGTCCGCTACGGACTGCACCCGCATGTCGGCTCCGCCATCGAGGTCGAGAGCGAGGTCCGCGGAGTGCTCGACGCCACCGCGGGCAGCCCCCTCCTGTTCGGCCCCGACACCGGTCACCTCCGATGGGGCGGCACGCGACCCGACACCATCATCCACGACTACGCGGATCGTGTTCTGAACGTGCATCTGAAGGACGTCGACCAGCTGGCAGCCGACACGGCCCGACTCCGCGGCGATGACTACGCGACCGCCACGGGCGATGCGCACGTCTGGATCGAGCCCGGCCGGGGAGACATCGATTTCAATGCCGTGGTCGCTGCGCTGCCGCGTGACTTCGACGGATGGTTCATCATCGAGGTCGACGTGCCACATCTCCGCGACGCCGAGGAGAGCAGCGCGGAATCGCTGCGCTTCTTGAACTCTCACCCCTACTTCGCCGGAGCGGCATCATGA